The Candidatus Wallbacteria bacterium DNA window CACAATGATTTCGGCCCCACGCAGGGCCAGGATCCGTGAGATTTCAGGGAAGTCGCCGTCATAACAGATAATCAGGCCCACTTTTCCGTAATGGATGTCCACAGTCACCAGCTCATTACCGGGTGTTGACCAGCCCTTGTGTTCCAGACGCTCGGTGGGGAAGAGGTGGGTTTTTCTGTATTTACCGATGATTTTGCCTGAACGATCGATATACAGTGCATCGTTGTAGATAAGATTGCCCTGCCGCTCATACATCGGCAAGACGACATCCACCTGATTTGTCCTGCAGAAATCCGCGACCCTGCCGGTAGTGGGACCAGGGATCTGCTCCACTACTTTCAGGAATTCATTCAGGGAAACACCAGGCGAAAATGTGGTAGTGATTGACTCTGGAAAAACTATCAGGTCAGGTTTGGATTCGATTACAGCCCGGCTGGCCCAGGAAAGCATCTTGTCAAGATTATCCTTGATGGCGAGGGGCTTGGCGGAGATCTGGATGCAGCAGACTCGGCATTTACGCATTAAATAATCCTCGTTGGATTCATACGGATGTTGAAAAATATTTTATAATTTATTGAACATCCGAAAAGAGTAAAATTTTCCATGTGGCACAGTTATATTTTACTTCCATCATCGAAAGCGACGACACGGGCGAAGGCGGATTCGCCACCCAGAAATTTCCAGGGGAAGATGCCGATGTTCAGACGGCGGTTCAGTACTTTGCCGATCTCTCCGCCCAGGTTTTCGGCATGAATGATGTCGTGGGGGAAGAGCACTATATGCATCAGCTGGTAATGATCCTTTGGAAATAGCTTGTCCTGGGATTTTCCGTGTTTTTTTGCACATTCTTCAGCAAGGTCCGGCCGCCACTCACGTATTTTTGTGTTCATAGGATGGTCGGCTGAGCCGCAGTCCACTCCGATCCACTTGATCTTTTTTTTCATGCACCAGTGGGCGAATTCAATGCTCGGGCCGGGATGTTTGCACATATAACGCACTTCATCTGCTTCAGGCTGGTCCCAGCCATATTTATGATAGCCGGTATTGATGATCAGAATGTCATGCGGCTTGACTTCCACCCGTTTCTCAATGTCCCTGCTGGAATAGAATCCATAGTCTTCGGCCATGTCGGACAGGTCTACGACCACACCCGGGCCGAACAGGTCGTCGAGCGGCACTGAGGCGATGTCGCGGCCATGAGTCACAAAATGCAGCGAGCCGTCCAGATGGGTGCCTACATGGTTTGAAGTAGTGATCACCTGACCGTTGGCTCCATTCGAGGTCAGGCGTTTGAAAAACTTAACCTGCAGCGGTTCGTAGGTAGGCCAGGGAGGAGTGTTGACTCCGGTGTTCTGTGTGAGATCGTAGAGCTTCATAGATACTCCTTGAAACTATTTTAAATCAGATCCGCGGTTCCACAGCGACCAGGAAATTGTGGAAATTGTATCAGAATGTGTTTCAGGGGACAAGTTTGACTGGAAAGACTTTCCGGGTTTATATTGGAATAACTTGAAGCATTTGGAGGATCAATGAATCAGAACGGGGATGCCTTGAAATTCCTGGGATATAAGGTGGACAGGCTTGAGTTTCGTACTGACGACCGGCTTTTCACAGTTCAGAAGCATGAACTGACGATGGAAATGAAGGTGAAAAACACTGAGATAGACAAGGAAAAGAAGATAAATGAAGTCCTGATGGAACTTAATGTGCGGACCTCAGATGGTGCATTCATCGGATATCTGCAGATCAGGGGTGGATTCCAGCTTCCTGCTTCGGTGGAGGGTTCGGCTGGAAGAACCATGGCAGTGGAAGCTCCAGGGATACTATATCCTTATGCCAGGGCCCTGATGAACGGTTCTCTGGCCCTTGCCGGAATCCCGTTACCCGGCTTGCCAGTAGTGGCGTTTTCCGGCCAGGAAGCACCACAGAATCTGCTGGGACAGGAAACCATTGAAGAGACGGCTAAGAAGAAGCGGACAGTGCATTAGATCACACCGGTTTCTCTTAAATTATCAATCTCGTCTTTTGTATATCCAAGCAGATCAGTCAAGACTGACTCATTGTGCTCACCCAGTTCAGGAGCAGGCAGTGTTTCCAGTTCATCCTTGAAGCTGCTCATTTTGATCGGATTGCCTGAGATGGTCAGTTCCCCCATCACAGGATCTTCCACATTCATGAACATGTTTCTGGCTTTGAGCTGAGGATTCTGCATCACCTGCTCGATCTGATTGATCCTGGTGCAGGGAATTTCGATCCTGTTGAGCATTTCTTCCCATTCAGCAGTAGTTTTCCGGATGAAAACACGGTCCAGAAGCGGGGCAAGCTCTTCATACCTGTCACAGCGGTCCTTGTTGGTTGAAAAGCGCGGATCAGATAAGAGATCGTTCAGATTCAGGCTTTGGCAGAAATGCTCCCAGAGCTTGTCGTTGCCTATGGCGACTATCACCCAGGAGTCCATGGTCTTGAAAGCCTGGAACGGAGTGATGGTTGGATGTCGGGCACCCAGGGGTCCAGGGGAAGTTCCCGTCATGCTGTAGCGCACCAGGGCATTTTCCAGAATGGCGAGCTGACAGTCCAGCATGGCTACGTCGATCTTCTGGCCTTCTCCTGTCAGAGCTCTCTGGTAGAGGGCGGCGTTGATGCCGATGGCTGTGAAAAGAGCGGCGGTGATGTCACCGATCGAGGCACCCACGCGTGTAGGAGGACCATCAGGCCAGCCTGTGATGCTCATGATTCCGCCCATGGCCTGCACGATCATGTCATAGGCAGGTTTCTTTGCCCAAGGTCCCGTATGGCCGAAACCGGAACTGGCGGCATAGATTAATCCGGGATTAAGTTTTTTCAAATCAACGTATCCCAGACCAAGTTTCTCCATGGCGCCCGGCCTGAAGTTCTCAACCAGCACATCGGCGATTTTAGCGAATCTGCGGATGATTTCCTGGCCTTCGGGTTTTTTCAGGTTGACTGCGATGGATTCCTTGCCTCTATTTATAGAGAGAAAATACCCGCTTCTGTCATTCTTGAATGGCCCGAAATGGCGGGAGTCGTCTCCGCAGCCTGGCTGTTCCACTTTAATCACCCTGGCGCCGAGATCTGAGAGCAGCATGGTGCAGTAAGGCCCTGCCAGTACCCGTGTGAGATCAAGGACTAGGATATTTTCAAGTGGCTTCATGGCAGCCCCCGCTGGATTCCAGTTCTTCCACAAAAGCCCTGAAAGCTTTCTCGAAGCATTCTTTAGGTGGATTTACGAGTCCGGCACCGACTTGTCCGATTCCAGGTTCCTTATGGGCAATTCCGGTGTTGATGGAAGGCAGGATTCCTGTTTCGATCACCTTGGCCAGATTGACGCCTGTTGGTGTGCCCCGGAAATTCAGTACAGGGATCTTGTATGTTTCATTTTCCGCATCAGTGATCTCATACATGTCGAGCGTGATGCGCTGGGCGTCCCTGGGTGTGCCTCCCACGAACTGAACGATCGCAGGAGCCGAAGCCATGGCGAATCCTCCGATGCCGGAAGTCTCCGTGATCACCGAGTCTCCGATATCAGGGTTGGCGTCTTTAGCGCTGTATCCGGGGAAATAGAGGCCGTGCACTTCCTGGGCCGGGCCTGTAAACCAGCGTTTGGGCATATGCGAGACACGGATGCCGAAATCGGTGCCGTTTCTGGCCATAGTGGTGATGATGCCGCAACCTTCTATCCCTTCGGCAGCCTGCACAGTGCATTTGGCAGAGGGCATGGTCAGGTTGAGAAAGAAATGGTCGTTCTTGTGGATGAAGGAAAGCACTTCGGCGACCATTTCGCGGCTATGTTTGGTTCTGACCATGAAGGGAGCCAGCTCGCGGATAAAGAGTGAAGTCCCGGCTTTATTGCGGTTATGGCCTTCGTCCCCCATCATGAGAGCCTGGGCGATCAGATTCTTTAGATTCAGTTCTCCTCCATACGCTGATAATGTGTCAGCGAGTACGGGGTAAAGGACGCTTTCCATCCAGCTCAGTTTTTCAAGCACTTCAGGACTGTATGCACCATAGCGCAACACTTTGCCCAGACCTTCGTTGAGCGTACAGAAGGCGGTATTGCCGTGCGTCTTATTCTGCACCATGAAAACAGGCATGCTGGGAGTGATCAGTCCTGCCATCGGGCCGACAGCATTGTGGTGATGGCAGGGCTCGAACTGGACCGCACCCTGAGAGGCTTTGCCGGCTGCTTCAGAAGGATTGGCGGCCTTCCCCTCATAAATCAGTCCGCCGATGACAGCCCCGCGTAAGGGACCAGACATGCGTTCCCAGGTAATGGGAGGTCCGGCGTGCAGGAAAAGGTCGCTATGCATGCCAGGAATAACGTCGATGGCCTTGCCAAGCCCGATCAGTGTAGGCTGGGCCTTTTGAATGATCTCTAAAGCTTTGCGGTTGGCGCTCTTGATGTTCATGATCCCTCTCAGTTTTGGTCGAAAAAGGTTCTGATTATTTTATCAGAACCGGAACCTCAGATAAATAGTCTTGGACAGGTAGACTTCTTTTAATTGAGACGGATTTCTTTTATCATGTTACAAAATATCCGCAGGAGCAAATATGCGCTGGATGCTGCTGACTTCGATTTTGTTTGCTGTTCTGGCTTCAGCCGAAGATTCCCCCGTGCTGCAGAGAAGCACAGAGCACCTGATCAAAGCTTATGAAAATGCCTCTTTCGATGACAAAATTCCCAGCCTCAAGGAATTCTGCGGCCAGACAGACGAAGCCTCTGTGAATTTCCTGGAAAAAATTGTCCAAAGCAGTGACGAAGCGGAAAAAATCACTGCCCTGCTCGTCCTGTGGAAGATTGAAAACCCGAAGGCGATTCAAGTGCTTCGCATTCAGGCTGCCGGGAAAGATCCGATCGCCAGCTCAGTCGCGCTTATAAATCTGTTGCGGATCAAGGACAGGGAAGCGCCTGAGTGGACTTTGAGGGCTTTCTCATTTTTGAAACAGCCTGAATACGACCGGCAATTGGGATCATTGAAGAAAGACTTGCGATTCATGCAGATCGGATACTGCCCTGTGCTGCAGTCATTTGCCATGAATCTTCACTGGCTGATCGAATTCGGGGCAGAAATGGGGATCACAATCCCGCTGGATCTGGCCCGGGATTATGCTGATCCTGAGATTTTCGCAAAACTTTATCCAAGAGACTGCGCTGAAAAGTCCATCGCTGAGGCTTCAA harbors:
- a CDS encoding carbon-nitrogen hydrolase family protein, whose product is MRKCRVCCIQISAKPLAIKDNLDKMLSWASRAVIESKPDLIVFPESITTTFSPGVSLNEFLKVVEQIPGPTTGRVADFCRTNQVDVVLPMYERQGNLIYNDALYIDRSGKIIGKYRKTHLFPTERLEHKGWSTPGNELVTVDIHYGKVGLIICYDGDFPEISRILALRGAEIIV
- a CDS encoding cyclase family protein, with translation MKLYDLTQNTGVNTPPWPTYEPLQVKFFKRLTSNGANGQVITTSNHVGTHLDGSLHFVTHGRDIASVPLDDLFGPGVVVDLSDMAEDYGFYSSRDIEKRVEVKPHDILIINTGYHKYGWDQPEADEVRYMCKHPGPSIEFAHWCMKKKIKWIGVDCGSADHPMNTKIREWRPDLAEECAKKHGKSQDKLFPKDHYQLMHIVLFPHDIIHAENLGGEIGKVLNRRLNIGIFPWKFLGGESAFARVVAFDDGSKI
- a CDS encoding protein-export chaperone SecB — translated: MNQNGDALKFLGYKVDRLEFRTDDRLFTVQKHELTMEMKVKNTEIDKEKKINEVLMELNVRTSDGAFIGYLQIRGGFQLPASVEGSAGRTMAVEAPGILYPYARALMNGSLALAGIPLPGLPVVAFSGQEAPQNLLGQETIEETAKKKRTVH
- a CDS encoding CaiB/BaiF CoA-transferase family protein codes for the protein MKPLENILVLDLTRVLAGPYCTMLLSDLGARVIKVEQPGCGDDSRHFGPFKNDRSGYFLSINRGKESIAVNLKKPEGQEIIRRFAKIADVLVENFRPGAMEKLGLGYVDLKKLNPGLIYAASSGFGHTGPWAKKPAYDMIVQAMGGIMSITGWPDGPPTRVGASIGDITAALFTAIGINAALYQRALTGEGQKIDVAMLDCQLAILENALVRYSMTGTSPGPLGARHPTITPFQAFKTMDSWVIVAIGNDKLWEHFCQSLNLNDLLSDPRFSTNKDRCDRYEELAPLLDRVFIRKTTAEWEEMLNRIEIPCTRINQIEQVMQNPQLKARNMFMNVEDPVMGELTISGNPIKMSSFKDELETLPAPELGEHNESVLTDLLGYTKDEIDNLRETGVI
- a CDS encoding DUF1116 domain-containing protein; translated protein: MNIKSANRKALEIIQKAQPTLIGLGKAIDVIPGMHSDLFLHAGPPITWERMSGPLRGAVIGGLIYEGKAANPSEAAGKASQGAVQFEPCHHHNAVGPMAGLITPSMPVFMVQNKTHGNTAFCTLNEGLGKVLRYGAYSPEVLEKLSWMESVLYPVLADTLSAYGGELNLKNLIAQALMMGDEGHNRNKAGTSLFIRELAPFMVRTKHSREMVAEVLSFIHKNDHFFLNLTMPSAKCTVQAAEGIEGCGIITTMARNGTDFGIRVSHMPKRWFTGPAQEVHGLYFPGYSAKDANPDIGDSVITETSGIGGFAMASAPAIVQFVGGTPRDAQRITLDMYEITDAENETYKIPVLNFRGTPTGVNLAKVIETGILPSINTGIAHKEPGIGQVGAGLVNPPKECFEKAFRAFVEELESSGGCHEAT